DNA sequence from the Chamaesiphon minutus PCC 6605 genome:
TCGGCTTTCATCCTAAAGTGCAACTACCGATGTATTCTCCCGATTTGGCGATCGCGATCTGAGCGATTGACATCAGTTACAAATTGACTGACATCAATACATATTTTTCGCGCGTCTTGAAATTGGATCGTTCGTACAGTCGATGAGCCTTAGTATTAGTTCTCGCGACTTCTAGATGAATCGCTCGAATATCGAGATCTTTTGCGGCTAGTTCGATCGATTCTAAGGTTTGCGTGCCGATCCCTCTGCCACGAAATTCTGGATTAATATAAAACTCATCGATGAAGGCATCTTTGCCACCGAATTCAA
Encoded proteins:
- a CDS encoding GNAT family N-acetyltransferase, coding for MKVEIKIASIADLEILLPLVRAFHEFENLQIADDRRKSSLITLLGNKEFGGIWIIYSDLQPVGYITLCVGYSIEFGGKDAFIDEFYINPEFRGRGIGTQTLESIELAAKDLDIRAIHLEVARTNTKAHRLYERSNFKTREKYVLMSVNL